In the genome of Ancylomarina subtilis, one region contains:
- a CDS encoding SRPBCC domain-containing protein translates to MAKEIKTEILIHATPDKVWTILTNFENYPNWNPFIKSVIGEVKVGNKITVRIEPPKEKGMTLKPTVLIYEANNELRWIGRLLFPGLFDGEHKFELIDNGNGTITFRQSEKFKGIFVWFLNVENTKKGFEEMNGKLKELSE, encoded by the coding sequence ATGGCAAAAGAAATCAAGACAGAAATTCTGATTCATGCAACACCTGATAAAGTCTGGACAATTCTAACAAACTTTGAAAATTATCCAAACTGGAATCCATTTATTAAATCTGTTATTGGAGAAGTGAAAGTTGGAAATAAAATCACAGTAAGAATTGAACCACCTAAAGAAAAAGGAATGACTTTGAAACCCACAGTTTTAATTTATGAAGCAAACAACGAATTGAGATGGATTGGGCGTTTGTTATTTCCAGGACTTTTTGACGGAGAACACAAATTTGAACTCATTGACAATGGAAATGGAACAATAACATTTAGACAAAGTGAAAAGTTTAAAGGTATATTCGTATGGTTTTTGAATGTTGAAAACACTAAAAAAGGGTTTGAAGAAATGAACGGAAAACTAAAAGAATTGTCGGAATAG
- a CDS encoding 4a-hydroxytetrahydrobiopterin dehydratase encodes MNHLSKKKCTPCQGGIPPLGETEINPYLIRLANWQVIEQHHLLKSFTFPDFKSALAFVNQIGVLAEEENHHPNINFTWGKVEVSIWTHKIDGLHENDFILAAKIDRLL; translated from the coding sequence ATGAACCATTTGTCTAAAAAGAAGTGTACGCCTTGTCAGGGTGGAATCCCACCACTTGGCGAAACTGAAATCAATCCATATCTGATTAGACTTGCCAATTGGCAAGTGATTGAACAGCATCATTTATTGAAATCATTTACATTTCCTGATTTTAAATCTGCTTTAGCTTTTGTTAATCAAATTGGCGTACTGGCCGAAGAGGAAAATCACCATCCCAATATTAATTTTACCTGGGGAAAAGTTGAGGTTTCAATCTGGACCCATAAAATTGATGGATTACACGAAAATGATTTTATATTGGCAGCTAAAATAGATCGACTTTTGTAG
- a CDS encoding PhzF family phenazine biosynthesis protein translates to MKLDLYQIDAFTDELFAGNPACVVPLKNWLPDELLFKIAKENAVPETAFFIIKEEKVHLRWFTPDVEMDLCGHATLASAHVLKEILKYPKDEIVFESLSGELKVKAENGLYTLDFPRRKPVEAELPQIIEAALNLQPQKVLKARDYVLVYENESDIQNIKIDRPIFDQINLDPGGVIVTAKGNHCDFVSRFFTPQASILEDPVTGSAHCSLTPYWSEQLNKKEMNAKQISERGGQLFCVDLGDRILLRGRAKTYSVGSLWTE, encoded by the coding sequence ATGAAATTAGATCTTTATCAGATAGATGCTTTCACGGATGAACTTTTTGCAGGGAATCCGGCCTGCGTGGTTCCCCTTAAAAATTGGTTGCCGGATGAGCTTTTATTTAAAATAGCAAAAGAAAATGCCGTACCCGAAACGGCATTTTTTATTATAAAAGAAGAAAAGGTGCATTTGCGCTGGTTTACTCCTGATGTGGAGATGGATTTATGTGGTCATGCAACTTTGGCAAGTGCTCATGTTTTGAAAGAGATTCTGAAATATCCCAAGGATGAAATCGTTTTTGAAAGCCTTAGTGGAGAATTGAAAGTCAAAGCAGAAAATGGGCTTTATACGCTTGACTTCCCAAGGAGAAAACCCGTTGAAGCGGAATTGCCACAAATTATTGAGGCGGCTTTAAATCTTCAGCCCCAAAAGGTTTTGAAGGCAAGGGATTACGTTTTGGTTTATGAAAATGAATCAGATATTCAGAATATTAAAATAGACAGGCCGATTTTCGATCAAATTAACCTCGATCCGGGTGGTGTTATTGTAACGGCAAAAGGAAATCATTGCGATTTTGTATCCCGCTTTTTTACCCCTCAGGCTTCTATCTTGGAAGATCCGGTAACGGGATCAGCGCATTGTTCATTGACCCCATACTGGAGTGAACAATTGAATAAAAAAGAGATGAATGCTAAACAAATATCAGAGCGGGGAGGGCAGTTGTTTTGTGTCGATTTAGGAGATCGTATTTTGCTTCGTGGGAGAGCTAAAACCTATTCGGTTGGTTCGCTATGGACAGAATGA
- a CDS encoding T9SS type A sorting domain-containing protein: MKKLILTLTTIISFSLISLSQESHLSLIYDFKGNDFDYAIKGMVGTNDSLYIINNTPNGQGKLFRIDENGDGYEVIWEFDDVNYAPNSLVANDTVIYGTTRFSPKGGGTLFKYSLKSYSFEFITDFDPFDVREVQVKYVTDSVLWLSSQLSFVDEGSIFTIEKDGTQLKKIYNDTDSQKGQNPVDFVFHGDSIYIACYNGGGNPYPDGTGSTVLSGSFIRIKSDGTGYENLVKGGDGIGTQPQSLIIREDKLIGLFANSGSNSKLGGQLFRSDLDGSSIDSLGALKHRTHTKMISTDSLIYGISSLQIFGINPFDGEIRIFEDLQSEPDFGYDVVANPAFLNGNIFLATQQGGPDLGGTILKWTNQDPEVNDTNTKSNQTSSEIVLNNLFTDPEGDRLTYDYEFDSDALSVSESNGRLTLIPLQSSEVKIKITANDGWGGYKSVTINLGPVLSVLDKKENPSNLLIYPNPTNSILNLGLKTVESVEIFTMDGKLIKSYNNPGDKINISSLNDGVYLVRCLIDGDFYSQKIIKN, from the coding sequence ATGAAAAAACTAATACTCACTTTAACTACTATAATTAGTTTCAGTCTAATTAGCTTAAGTCAAGAAAGTCATTTATCCCTTATCTATGATTTTAAGGGCAACGATTTTGATTATGCAATAAAGGGAATGGTTGGTACAAATGATTCACTTTATATCATAAATAATACGCCCAATGGACAAGGTAAGTTATTTAGAATTGATGAGAATGGAGATGGGTATGAAGTCATTTGGGAATTTGATGATGTGAATTATGCACCCAACAGTCTTGTGGCAAATGATACAGTGATTTATGGAACTACTAGATTTAGTCCTAAAGGAGGTGGAACACTTTTTAAATATTCCTTAAAATCTTATTCATTCGAATTTATTACAGATTTTGATCCATTTGATGTTCGAGAAGTACAAGTCAAATATGTGACAGATAGTGTTTTGTGGTTAAGTTCTCAATTGTCATTTGTTGATGAGGGCAGCATTTTTACTATTGAAAAAGATGGGACGCAATTAAAAAAAATCTACAATGATACGGATTCTCAGAAGGGACAAAATCCAGTTGATTTTGTTTTCCATGGAGATAGCATTTACATCGCATGCTATAATGGTGGAGGGAATCCATATCCTGATGGCACTGGTTCAACTGTTTTAAGTGGGAGTTTTATACGTATCAAATCGGATGGTACCGGATACGAAAATCTAGTTAAGGGAGGAGATGGAATTGGAACCCAACCTCAATCCTTAATAATTAGGGAAGATAAGTTAATTGGACTTTTTGCTAACTCTGGAAGTAATTCGAAATTAGGGGGTCAGTTATTTCGAAGTGACTTAGATGGCTCTTCAATAGACTCATTAGGTGCACTTAAACATAGGACTCATACTAAAATGATATCCACCGATAGTTTAATCTATGGTATAAGTTCCTTACAAATATTTGGAATAAACCCTTTTGATGGAGAGATCCGGATTTTTGAGGATCTTCAAAGCGAACCTGATTTCGGTTATGATGTTGTTGCAAACCCCGCATTTTTGAACGGGAATATATTTTTAGCCACTCAACAAGGAGGACCCGACTTAGGTGGGACAATTCTTAAATGGACTAACCAAGATCCAGAAGTCAATGATACTAACACTAAGAGTAATCAAACATCAAGTGAGATAGTTTTGAATAATTTGTTTACTGATCCAGAAGGTGATCGTCTTACGTATGACTACGAGTTTGATAGTGATGCACTTAGTGTGAGTGAGTCAAATGGAAGGCTAACATTAATACCTCTTCAGTCGAGTGAAGTTAAAATCAAGATAACAGCTAATGATGGTTGGGGTGGGTACAAATCTGTTACTATAAACTTGGGGCCCGTTCTATCTGTTTTGGATAAAAAAGAAAATCCCAGCAATCTACTTATATACCCTAATCCTACAAACTCTATTTTGAATTTAGGTCTTAAAACAGTAGAATCAGTAGAGATCTTTACGATGGATGGAAAGCTTATCAAGTCCTATAATAACCCTGGAGATAAAATAAATATAAGCTCTTTGAATGATGGTGTCTATTTAGTGAGATGTCTAATTGATGGTGATTTCTATTCTCAAAAAATAATAAAAAATTAA
- the galE gene encoding UDP-glucose 4-epimerase GalE, producing MSKQILVTGGTGFIGSHTVVELQNNGYEVVIVDNLSNSKIEVLEQIEAITGVRPKFEEFDLTDKQKVNDFFQKYTDLEAIIHFAASKAVGESVDKPLMYYNNNLNSLMNIMACMIDYKVPNLVFSSSCTVYGQPDKLPVTEQTPRKEAESPYGNTKSICEDIIRDTLKAYPELKGIALRYFNPIGAHETAKIGELPLGVPNNLIPFLTQTVAGIRPELSVFGDDYNTPDGSAIRDYIHVVDLAKAHVVAIERLLNDKNKANCEYFNVGTGNGVSVLEIIESFERATGEKVPHKIVARRAGDIEQIYADTTYANEELGWKAQSSLDETLLSAWKWQKNISES from the coding sequence ATGAGTAAACAAATTCTTGTTACCGGTGGTACCGGTTTTATTGGATCGCATACGGTTGTTGAACTACAGAACAATGGTTATGAGGTGGTTATTGTAGATAATCTTTCGAATTCGAAGATTGAAGTATTGGAACAGATTGAGGCAATCACAGGAGTGAGACCTAAATTCGAGGAGTTTGATTTGACGGATAAGCAGAAGGTCAATGATTTCTTTCAAAAGTATACCGACCTGGAGGCTATTATCCATTTTGCCGCTTCGAAAGCAGTTGGTGAATCGGTTGATAAACCATTGATGTATTATAATAACAACCTGAATTCATTGATGAATATCATGGCCTGCATGATTGATTATAAGGTGCCAAATTTGGTGTTCTCATCGTCGTGTACGGTTTATGGTCAGCCTGATAAGTTACCTGTAACGGAGCAAACACCTCGTAAAGAAGCAGAATCACCATACGGGAACACAAAGAGTATCTGCGAAGATATCATTCGTGATACACTGAAGGCTTATCCGGAGTTGAAGGGGATTGCCTTGAGATATTTTAATCCAATTGGGGCACACGAAACAGCAAAGATTGGCGAATTGCCACTTGGAGTGCCCAATAATTTAATCCCTTTCCTAACACAAACCGTGGCCGGTATTCGTCCCGAATTGAGTGTTTTTGGTGATGATTACAATACGCCTGACGGTTCGGCTATTCGTGATTACATTCATGTGGTGGATTTGGCTAAAGCTCATGTTGTGGCTATCGAACGTTTATTGAATGATAAGAACAAGGCCAATTGCGAGTATTTTAATGTAGGAACCGGAAATGGTGTTTCTGTATTGGAGATTATTGAATCCTTCGAAAGAGCAACGGGTGAGAAAGTGCCTCATAAGATTGTCGCACGTCGTGCTGGTGATATTGAGCAGATTTATGCCGATACGACATATGCCAACGAAGAGTTGGGTTGGAAAGCACAAAGTTCCTTAGATGAAACTTTGCTTTCAGCCTGGAAATGGCAAAAGAATATTAGTGAGTCGTAA
- a CDS encoding Crp/Fnr family transcriptional regulator, which translates to MSTIQKGDFFLKTGRKCDKLSFIKSGYLRIYSITEDKEVTQWISTQGYFVTDLSSLLFGNPVCWTIQALTDSVLYIINREDYNKIGNLVPQWHELEKLFIGKCFSILEDRIFSHLSMTAEERYEYFFKNNRDLFNQVPLQYIASMLGMTPETFSRIRKKQLL; encoded by the coding sequence TTGTCAACAATTCAAAAGGGTGACTTCTTTTTAAAGACAGGAAGAAAGTGCGATAAACTCAGTTTTATTAAATCGGGGTATTTGAGAATTTATAGTATAACAGAAGACAAGGAAGTGACTCAATGGATTTCAACACAAGGATATTTTGTAACGGACCTTTCAAGTTTGTTATTTGGAAACCCTGTCTGCTGGACAATTCAAGCCTTGACAGATTCGGTTCTCTATATCATAAACAGAGAGGATTATAATAAAATCGGAAATTTAGTTCCTCAATGGCACGAACTTGAGAAATTGTTTATTGGAAAATGCTTTTCCATATTAGAAGATAGAATTTTTAGTCATTTATCTATGACAGCGGAGGAAAGGTATGAATACTTCTTTAAGAATAATAGAGACCTCTTTAATCAAGTTCCATTACAGTACATTGCTTCAATGCTTGGAATGACACCAGAAACATTTAGTCGGATTAGAAAGAAGCAACTTTTATGA
- a CDS encoding gamma-glutamylcyclotransferase family protein yields MVKLFSYGTLQFERVQLDTFGRILTGKKDVLRSYTLSEIRITDPNVIKSSGTDMHPMLEYTGDEKDFVEGTIFELTDKELLMADSYEVDDYKRSELIFASGESGYAYLKK; encoded by the coding sequence ATGGTGAAACTATTTTCATACGGCACCCTTCAGTTTGAGAGGGTACAGTTAGATACATTCGGACGAATTTTAACAGGTAAAAAAGACGTGTTAAGAAGCTATACCTTATCAGAAATTAGAATTACTGATCCCAATGTCATAAAATCAAGTGGTACAGATATGCATCCTATGCTTGAATATACAGGAGATGAAAAGGATTTTGTAGAAGGAACAATATTTGAGTTGACTGATAAAGAGTTATTGATGGCCGATAGTTATGAAGTAGATGACTATAAAAGAAGTGAATTGATATTTGCATCAGGCGAATCTGGCTATGCCTACCTAAAGAAATAA
- a CDS encoding metallophosphoesterase — MLKTLYKGFLFSCLLFTISCTTNQDTSDLIQTIDNRQTESALQIIDHLNNLNEQDSLGLAPIHWAAKRALPQIAKALIKKGCDINLTDTQGYTPLNYAIKADNDEIVHLLLKNGAVVYKKGLSNLSDGPFVDWTENGLYAYYLKHDSLSCKTYMTGKTIARGVNEFKGWDGDTTTYTIRNTKTPKWEFNTQEPIFVLGDIHGQYDRMISNLQAHGVIDKQLKWSWGKGHLVFVGDIFDRGQKVTEALWLIYKLEQEADKAGGKVHISFGNHELMVLNKDNRYIARAYKNLCNNLGLDYNALFHPNSVLGEWLRSKNSMTKINDVLFVHGGISQKQIDSRMSPEEINKLMRQYLISGSNPNNQDKLQQILKSFGPFWYRGYFMDRSQYKKITGQELTPILKALKVSIIVVGHTENDELSASFNGRIIDVNIPLAEDSIPNQALLIEDGKFYSLTEDGNKTLLN; from the coding sequence ATGTTAAAAACACTTTACAAAGGATTCCTCTTTTCATGCCTCTTATTCACAATCTCGTGCACAACAAACCAAGACACATCTGATTTAATTCAAACCATCGATAACCGCCAGACTGAAAGTGCACTTCAGATAATTGATCATCTTAACAATTTAAATGAGCAAGACTCATTGGGTTTAGCCCCCATTCACTGGGCAGCCAAACGCGCTTTACCACAAATCGCAAAAGCCTTAATAAAAAAGGGCTGCGACATCAATCTAACGGATACACAAGGCTACACCCCCTTGAATTATGCCATAAAAGCCGATAATGATGAGATCGTACATTTACTTCTGAAGAATGGTGCTGTGGTTTATAAAAAGGGCTTATCCAATTTAAGCGATGGACCTTTTGTTGATTGGACTGAGAATGGACTTTACGCCTATTATTTAAAACACGATTCTCTCAGTTGTAAGACTTACATGACTGGCAAAACTATCGCTAGAGGAGTAAACGAATTTAAAGGTTGGGATGGGGACACGACGACCTACACTATCAGAAATACCAAAACTCCTAAATGGGAATTCAACACTCAAGAACCCATATTTGTTTTAGGTGATATTCATGGTCAGTACGACAGAATGATAAGTAACCTGCAAGCTCATGGCGTGATCGACAAGCAACTAAAATGGAGCTGGGGAAAGGGACATCTTGTTTTTGTAGGCGATATCTTTGATAGAGGTCAGAAAGTAACCGAAGCACTTTGGCTGATTTACAAACTAGAGCAGGAAGCTGACAAAGCCGGAGGGAAAGTGCATATTAGCTTCGGGAATCATGAATTGATGGTACTGAACAAGGATAACAGGTATATTGCCCGTGCGTACAAAAACCTGTGCAACAATCTAGGGCTGGATTACAATGCCTTGTTTCATCCCAATTCGGTATTGGGCGAATGGTTGCGATCCAAGAATTCGATGACCAAAATAAATGATGTACTCTTTGTTCATGGGGGTATCTCACAAAAACAAATCGATTCCAGAATGAGCCCAGAGGAGATAAACAAACTGATGAGACAGTATTTGATTTCCGGGAGCAATCCTAATAATCAGGACAAGCTGCAGCAAATTTTAAAAAGCTTTGGTCCATTCTGGTACCGTGGCTATTTTATGGATCGATCTCAATACAAAAAAATCACCGGGCAGGAACTAACTCCTATTCTTAAAGCTCTTAAGGTTTCCATAATTGTTGTTGGTCATACCGAAAACGATGAACTTAGTGCTTCTTTTAATGGCAGAATCATAGATGTTAACATTCCACTGGCTGAAGATTCAATCCCCAACCAAGCCCTGCTGATTGAAGATGGGAAATTCTATAGTCTGACCGAGGATGGTAATAAAACCTTGTTAAACTAA
- a CDS encoding prolyl oligopeptidase family serine peptidase: protein MDKNNLIHVQDYYPNGQVQMDATYSNFNKKVKEELQCNYRTNTKQGNYKEWSKNGQLIYDAKYKNGLRDGLAVSWYNTGIIESEKNWSNGQLNGICKYWNEKGNLEYEITFKNGINQSPETVFYKYITYLPADYANDLSKEYPLLIFLHGGSARGKDTLDLYSSGPFDQIYRGRNFPFIVVAPQCPKHLRWSTENWFENFYSDLIKKYRIDTNRVYLTGASLGGSGTWYLATKYPDKFTAIAPMSGFTRHMDYISNNVENLKNISIWAFHGESDNVVPVEETDYLITKLSEINNQIKYTREKDVGHSIHWLVYPETEIYDWFLKHEK from the coding sequence TTGGATAAAAACAATTTGATTCATGTCCAAGATTATTATCCAAACGGACAGGTTCAAATGGATGCAACTTACTCAAATTTCAATAAAAAGGTAAAAGAGGAACTTCAATGTAATTACCGAACAAATACAAAACAAGGAAATTACAAAGAGTGGTCAAAGAATGGACAGCTTATTTACGATGCCAAATATAAAAATGGACTAAGAGACGGATTAGCCGTTTCATGGTACAACACTGGGATTATAGAATCTGAAAAAAACTGGAGTAATGGGCAATTAAATGGTATTTGTAAATATTGGAATGAGAAAGGCAATTTAGAGTATGAAATAACATTCAAAAATGGCATTAATCAATCCCCGGAAACAGTTTTTTACAAATACATTACTTATTTACCAGCCGATTATGCCAATGATTTATCTAAAGAATATCCTTTATTAATTTTTCTTCATGGAGGATCTGCTCGTGGAAAAGATACACTTGATTTATATAGTTCGGGACCATTTGACCAAATTTATAGAGGACGCAATTTCCCTTTTATAGTTGTTGCTCCACAATGTCCAAAACATCTTCGCTGGTCGACTGAAAACTGGTTTGAAAATTTCTATTCTGACTTGATAAAAAAATACAGGATTGATACAAACAGAGTTTATTTAACAGGAGCTAGTCTTGGTGGTTCTGGAACTTGGTATCTCGCAACAAAATATCCTGACAAATTTACTGCAATTGCCCCAATGAGTGGTTTCACCAGACACATGGATTATATTTCTAACAATGTTGAAAACTTAAAAAACATTTCTATTTGGGCTTTTCATGGAGAATCAGACAATGTTGTTCCAGTTGAAGAAACAGATTATTTGATAACCAAACTATCCGAAATAAACAACCAAATCAAATATACAAGAGAAAAAGATGTTGGTCATTCGATTCATTGGTTAGTATATCCTGAAACTGAAATATATGATTGGTTTTTAAAACATGAAAAATAA
- a CDS encoding IS1182 family transposase: MQGKKVYQEKLFSSFQLSKRVPKNNFYRRLREVLDLSFLYKQTDAYYGTCGQKSIDPIVFYKLCLVGYLENIISDRQLIEHCSMRLDILYFLGFDIDEDLPWHSTVSRTRQLFPETIFEQVFTYVLSMCVEKGMVAGHSQAMDSAPIKANASMDSLELKVPEQELETHLQKVRYQSRPDRKAKGNKAPKQQQIITASEQELQALKSRNKNWQENQDQRPGASNKGAKYTSNKTHYSPTDPDARISVKPGKARKLNYHNNISVDTAGHVITDVKAYHADQKDSQILQDATKRLKQRLRDQGLLWRNLLADAGYSSGENYAFLEKENLISYIPKHGTYKGGPEGFTFCKEENYWLCPQGRKVTFRKQKMVKNSLQNHYLTRRSDCKNCPIKQDCIGKGFEKKIGITVYVNEYERNNKRVASKLGRYMKGKRQSTVEPVFGILTQFMGLRKINTIGIQQANKVMHMSATAYNLKKLLKFVTKKAETMANQANNYFSILINTIGLFRSLLSPK, translated from the coding sequence ATGCAAGGCAAAAAGGTTTATCAAGAGAAATTGTTTTCAAGTTTCCAACTCTCTAAACGAGTTCCAAAGAACAACTTCTATAGAAGATTACGAGAGGTTTTGGATTTATCGTTCTTATACAAGCAAACTGATGCCTATTATGGTACATGTGGACAGAAGAGTATTGATCCCATCGTTTTCTACAAACTCTGTTTGGTTGGCTATCTGGAAAATATTATCAGTGACAGACAACTCATCGAGCATTGCTCCATGCGGTTGGACATCCTCTATTTCCTGGGCTTTGATATTGATGAAGACCTGCCATGGCACAGTACTGTAAGCCGTACACGACAATTATTTCCAGAAACTATATTTGAACAGGTTTTTACATATGTATTAAGCATGTGTGTAGAAAAAGGCATGGTGGCCGGACACAGCCAGGCCATGGATTCTGCTCCCATAAAAGCCAATGCCAGCATGGATAGTCTCGAGTTAAAGGTTCCTGAACAGGAACTTGAAACTCATCTGCAAAAAGTACGCTATCAAAGTCGTCCCGACCGGAAAGCCAAAGGGAATAAAGCGCCTAAACAACAACAAATTATAACGGCAAGTGAACAGGAATTACAAGCACTGAAAAGTCGTAACAAGAACTGGCAGGAAAATCAGGATCAACGCCCTGGAGCCAGCAATAAGGGAGCTAAATACACCAGTAATAAAACCCACTACAGTCCTACTGATCCCGATGCCCGGATTAGCGTTAAGCCTGGCAAAGCCAGAAAGCTAAACTACCATAACAACATCAGCGTTGATACAGCAGGTCACGTCATCACGGATGTGAAGGCTTATCATGCAGACCAAAAGGACAGCCAGATTCTACAGGATGCCACTAAACGTTTAAAACAAAGACTAAGAGATCAAGGTCTGCTTTGGCGGAATCTACTGGCAGATGCCGGTTACAGCAGCGGTGAGAATTATGCCTTTTTAGAAAAAGAAAATTTGATTAGCTATATACCCAAACACGGAACCTACAAGGGCGGTCCCGAAGGCTTTACCTTTTGTAAGGAAGAAAACTACTGGCTTTGTCCCCAGGGAAGAAAGGTCACCTTTCGTAAACAAAAAATGGTGAAAAACTCCCTGCAAAACCATTACCTAACCAGAAGAAGTGATTGTAAAAATTGCCCCATCAAACAAGATTGCATAGGAAAAGGTTTTGAGAAGAAGATTGGTATAACCGTCTACGTCAATGAATATGAACGAAATAATAAGAGAGTAGCAAGTAAATTAGGCCGCTATATGAAAGGAAAGCGGCAATCAACGGTAGAACCTGTTTTTGGCATACTCACCCAATTCATGGGACTTCGTAAAATAAATACCATAGGAATACAGCAGGCCAATAAGGTGATGCACATGTCAGCTACGGCTTATAACCTGAAAAAACTATTGAAATTTGTCACAAAAAAGGCAGAAACTATGGCAAATCAGGCAAATAACTATTTTTCTATTTTAATCAACACAATCGGCTTATTTAGATCTCTTTTAAGCCCTAAATAA
- a CDS encoding methyltransferase domain-containing protein gives MLKDIDQVIGNLLEFYDFRDKTIVSVGAGGGQFIAYACEAKQVVAIDHDKNALDALSANIKRLGLSEKFSLIHSDFTDVGIKGDVVFFEFCLHEMSEPRRSINHAFLLASEVMIADHHPESDWAYVADEDVKAQNSWADVEGFSLRYESCFEADQYFENYDELYEKVNVQGENSIRRIEKYRACEHFIIPMKYQFALLER, from the coding sequence ATGTTAAAAGATATTGATCAAGTTATTGGGAATCTCTTAGAGTTTTATGATTTTCGAGATAAAACAATTGTCTCGGTTGGAGCCGGAGGTGGGCAGTTTATAGCTTATGCATGTGAGGCCAAACAGGTTGTTGCAATCGATCATGATAAAAATGCATTGGATGCCTTAAGTGCCAATATCAAGAGGCTGGGTTTGTCCGAAAAATTCAGCTTGATTCATTCCGATTTTACTGATGTTGGGATTAAGGGGGATGTTGTTTTTTTTGAGTTTTGTTTACACGAAATGTCTGAACCGAGACGATCGATTAATCATGCCTTTTTATTGGCTTCAGAGGTCATGATAGCTGATCATCATCCAGAATCGGATTGGGCTTATGTTGCTGATGAAGATGTCAAAGCACAAAACAGTTGGGCAGATGTTGAAGGTTTTTCTCTGAGATATGAGAGTTGTTTTGAGGCAGATCAGTATTTTGAAAATTACGATGAACTATATGAAAAAGTAAATGTTCAGGGAGAGAATTCTATCAGAAGGATAGAAAAGTATAGAGCTTGCGAGCACTTTATTATACCAATGAAGTATCAGTTTGCATTGCTTGAAAGATGA
- a CDS encoding NADPH-dependent FMN reductase, with product MRKHIIAFGASNSTKSINRILAQYASKELKNIDFELLDLNDFEMPIYSADREDESGIPDLAHQFKALIRDADGILISFAEHNGAYSAAFKNIYDWVSRIESNVWGDKPMLLMATSPGAYGGKSVLAIAIARYERANTQPIFRFSLPSFYENFSNEEGIKDAELLKEFRIQLNHFEKALS from the coding sequence ATGAGAAAACATATTATAGCATTCGGAGCAAGTAACAGCACAAAATCAATCAACAGAATTTTGGCACAGTATGCATCGAAAGAATTGAAAAATATAGATTTCGAATTATTGGATTTGAATGATTTTGAAATGCCAATTTATAGTGCAGACAGGGAAGATGAGTCCGGTATACCCGACTTGGCACATCAGTTTAAAGCGCTCATTCGAGATGCTGATGGTATCCTTATTTCTTTTGCAGAGCACAATGGAGCTTATTCAGCAGCCTTCAAAAATATATACGACTGGGTATCCAGAATCGAATCGAATGTGTGGGGAGATAAACCGATGCTTTTGATGGCGACCTCGCCGGGAGCCTATGGCGGAAAATCAGTTTTGGCTATAGCTATTGCAAGATACGAGCGTGCTAATACTCAACCGATTTTTAGATTTTCGTTACCTTCTTTTTATGAGAATTTTTCGAATGAAGAGGGAATTAAAGATGCTGAATTATTAAAAGAGTTTAGAATACAACTGAATCATTTTGAAAAAGCATTGTCATGA